A window of Helicobacter macacae MIT 99-5501 genomic DNA:
ATAGTTTGCCATCTGAATCGTATTCGTATCCTTCAACCAACTTTCCATTTGAATCGTAATATTTCTCAAGCAGTTTTCCATTGAAATTGTATTCGTATTTCTTAACTAATTTTCCATTTGAATCGTAGATATATTTTTCATTTATTTTGCCGTCTGAATATTCTTCTTTATATTTTAATAATCCGCTTGGATAAAACCTTGCTTTGCTTTTTAGTTCAGTTCCACTTTCTTTATCAAAAAGTTCTGTTATTTTTTCATCGTTTTCATAATACTCTTTATAAATCAATCTATTTTCAGAATTATCGCCGAAATATGCTACTACTTTCCCCTCTTTCTCCATTTTCTTTATAAAATCATTTTGTATTTTTTCTTGTTGTTCTTGTTGTATTTTTGCTTGCCTTGCTTGTTCTAGTTCACGCTTTGCTTGTTCTGCTTGCCTTTTTCTTTCTTTTTCCGACTCGTTTTTTAATTTTGCTATACATTTGTCGTATTCTGCTTTCCCTATTTTGATAAAATATGCTACATATCTACCATTTGGCACATTAGGATGGGTTGTATGATTATATCTGATATATTCTATAAGTTTTTGTTCTGTTTTGTTCATTACGGTAGCATAGTGTTGAAAACACGGATTATATACAAGATCAAGAGGGCTATTATAACTCATAGTATCTATTACTTTTGAATTTGCTAATTTGCTTGATTCTTTTATCTCCTCAATGTGTATTCTTACTTCGCTAATTGTTAGATTTTTGGCACAAACTAAATTAGCAGCAAACACAAGCAAACTTATTCTGACTATTTTTGCTAATCTACTCATTTTCATATCCTCCAAATATTTTGCATTGTAAGTGATACCTTATAAAAAAAAACAATTTGTAAATAAAATCTTATTTTTGTTGATTGCGAACGGACTATGTAAAAGTCTTTAAATGCTCATAGCAGCAGCATTTAGCAAAGTCTAAACCCACATAAATTCCCAAAAAATTTACATTTCCACCGAAATTTTTCCAACCTCCCCCCACAAATCTTTCACACTTTTTCACACTTACTTTATGACATTTGATATTTTATCT
This region includes:
- a CDS encoding toxin-antitoxin system YwqK family antitoxin; this encodes MSRLAKIVRISLLVFAANLVCAKNLTISEVRIHIEEIKESSKLANSKVIDTMSYNSPLDLVYNPCFQHYATVMNKTEQKLIEYIRYNHTTHPNVPNGRYVAYFIKIGKAEYDKCIAKLKNESEKERKRQAEQAKRELEQARQAKIQQEQQEKIQNDFIKKMEKEGKVVAYFGDNSENRLIYKEYYENDEKITELFDKESGTELKSKARFYPSGLLKYKEEYSDGKINEKYIYDSNGKLVKKYEYNFNGKLLEKYYDSNGKLVEGYEYDSDGKLSKKYFYLDGDIVHEVIYE